One segment of Leuconostoc lactis DNA contains the following:
- a CDS encoding YibE/F family protein: protein MNAIGLLLLILLGLMIFVGRGQGVKAFIGLICNFFAIFILIVLINWQFNPYVVISITSLIILAIAIYLGADDVAVTNIAFKTSVIVVAILMLLASIMQYFGQFQGFTTENSEELEGLSMTVGLSFSHIALAVMVISVLGAVAEAAMAIVADLAEVVERTPDMSATGLYGQARIIGGQILGTAINTLFFGVLGANLPLIIWFVRLRYPLAMFFNAKLLMAEVVTMLLGMLGILLSIWIASWLVVRTAMRQQKVGITHDE from the coding sequence ATGAATGCAATTGGGCTATTACTGCTCATTTTATTAGGCCTCATGATTTTTGTGGGCCGTGGGCAAGGGGTCAAAGCGTTTATTGGCCTTATTTGTAATTTTTTTGCGATATTTATTCTCATCGTCTTAATTAATTGGCAATTTAATCCCTATGTTGTCATCAGTATCACAAGTCTCATTATTTTAGCGATTGCGATCTATTTAGGTGCTGATGACGTTGCGGTCACTAATATCGCCTTTAAAACAAGTGTCATCGTCGTGGCCATTTTAATGCTACTGGCTAGTATCATGCAGTACTTTGGCCAATTTCAAGGCTTTACGACTGAAAATTCGGAAGAATTAGAAGGGCTGTCGATGACGGTTGGCCTATCATTTAGTCACATTGCCCTGGCCGTGATGGTTATTTCGGTACTGGGTGCCGTTGCAGAAGCGGCGATGGCGATTGTGGCAGATTTAGCTGAAGTGGTGGAACGAACGCCAGATATGTCAGCCACAGGCTTGTACGGGCAAGCACGCATCATTGGTGGGCAAATTTTAGGAACGGCGATTAATACCCTATTTTTTGGCGTTTTAGGGGCTAATTTGCCACTTATTATTTGGTTTGTGCGTTTAAGATATCCGTTGGCAATGTTTTTTAATGCCAAGCTACTCATGGCGGAAGTTGTGACGATGTTGCTTGGGATGTTAGGCATTTTATTAAGTATTTGGATTGCAAGTTGGCTCGTCGTGCGAACGGCTATGCGACAGCAAAAAGTAGGCATAACACATGATGAATGA
- a CDS encoding immunity protein Imm33 domain-containing protein, whose protein sequence is MRSVFHQPEAVVLASKHLVDGSGKLRWVYRELAPTTPQDSGWFLFADNDSEAWNADPANFMPLVIETALAIEPSLRHILDLPYGTDLVLDTRPGVQGWWDPKTKTPVWLADGSVSPNIQVVAGQVVEDDTK, encoded by the coding sequence ATGCGATCAGTATTTCATCAACCCGAAGCAGTCGTTTTAGCATCTAAACATCTTGTAGATGGCTCAGGAAAATTGCGCTGGGTTTATCGAGAGTTGGCACCAACCACACCGCAAGATTCCGGCTGGTTTTTATTTGCCGACAATGATTCAGAGGCGTGGAACGCTGATCCAGCAAATTTTATGCCGTTGGTTATTGAGACAGCTTTAGCCATTGAACCGAGTTTGCGTCATATTTTAGATTTGCCGTATGGCACTGACTTAGTTTTGGATACACGACCCGGCGTTCAAGGTTGGTGGGATCCCAAAACGAAAACGCCAGTCTGGTTGGCTGATGGCTCAGTATCACCAAATATTCAAGTTGTCGCTGGTCAAGTCGTCGAAGACGACACAAAGTAG
- a CDS encoding sugar transferase — protein MTNFITQTIEPWMPPGALKAKADYATIAQTVGWTRLPLYRYNDTRFDQATLIAHIQEWLAPVKANDLVVHQFPTYMSAQFEQLFVATLQERQVRRALVIHDIEPLRLNKLDPWEFDVLKQYDTLIVHSEAMRQRLQAAGLTNHFIIQPLFDYLGANVTPARFSTQINFAGTFQKSPWLQTYRAAPITLFGAKPKKWRAVDFPENIAYQGNFDPDEIINQLTQGFGLIWDDDFEDKTYQTYTKYNAPHKASLYLRAGLPLIAWSESAIGQLITTQNLGFTINHLSELTDKLALVSAADFSTWQANGAVVAEKLQQGQYTKATLTALTT, from the coding sequence ATGACAAATTTTATTACCCAAACAATCGAACCTTGGATGCCGCCTGGTGCCTTGAAAGCTAAAGCTGATTATGCCACCATTGCGCAAACAGTTGGCTGGACACGCTTACCCCTGTATCGCTATAACGATACCCGCTTTGATCAAGCAACCCTTATCGCTCATATTCAGGAATGGTTAGCCCCTGTCAAAGCCAACGACCTTGTGGTCCATCAGTTCCCCACCTACATGAGTGCGCAATTTGAACAGTTATTTGTGGCGACGCTCCAAGAGCGACAGGTGCGGCGGGCGCTGGTCATTCATGATATTGAGCCCTTACGCCTCAATAAGCTAGATCCGTGGGAATTTGACGTCCTCAAACAATATGACACACTAATTGTGCATTCCGAAGCGATGCGTCAACGATTACAGGCAGCTGGTTTGACCAATCATTTTATCATTCAACCCTTATTTGATTATTTGGGTGCTAATGTCACGCCGGCACGTTTTAGTACACAAATCAATTTTGCGGGGACTTTTCAAAAATCACCCTGGCTGCAAACTTACCGCGCAGCCCCAATCACGTTATTTGGTGCAAAACCTAAAAAGTGGCGCGCTGTTGATTTCCCCGAAAATATTGCCTACCAGGGTAATTTTGACCCCGATGAGATCATTAATCAATTAACACAAGGTTTTGGGCTGATTTGGGATGACGACTTTGAAGATAAAACCTATCAAACTTATACCAAGTACAACGCGCCCCACAAAGCTAGTCTCTATCTACGTGCTGGCTTACCTTTAATTGCTTGGTCGGAAAGTGCCATTGGGCAACTGATTACCACCCAAAATCTTGGCTTTACCATTAATCATTTATCGGAACTCACTGATAAATTAGCGTTGGTCAGCGCAGCAGATTTTTCAACTTGGCAAGCCAACGGTGCCGTCGTTGCTGAAAAACTCCAGCAAGGTCAGTACACCAAAGCCACTTTAACCGCATTAACGACATAA
- a CDS encoding BMP family lipoprotein, translated as MQRSAQIGIGILAVAVIGGGIYAATRGGSTTSGKDNYTAALVTDGGGVDDRSFNQSAWNGLKAYGKANNLKQGTTGYNYFQSSDSSDIKTNLQTAVKGGYKLVYGVGFAAAPAMNTVAKANPKTSFAIIDAVVPDKNVASLMFKSEQSSYLAGVAAAKQTKSNTVGFIGGVHGDIIDTFEAGFIAGVKATNPDIKIMTQYADSFTDAAKGKTIAASMIAGGADVIFQAAGGTGSGVFAEAKATDQKLAADSDKKVWVIGVDMDQKRDGDYTDKDNKKSNFTLVSAVKRVDNAVESLTNQGREGKFPGGKTITYGLKEKGVGLAKDSASPEVWSAVEAAQKKIIAGDIKVPVHP; from the coding sequence ATGCAACGTTCAGCACAAATTGGTATTGGTATTCTTGCAGTTGCCGTTATTGGTGGCGGTATCTATGCAGCAACACGTGGTGGTTCAACGACTTCAGGTAAGGATAACTACACAGCTGCGCTGGTAACAGATGGCGGTGGTGTGGATGACCGTTCGTTCAACCAATCAGCTTGGAACGGTTTGAAGGCTTACGGTAAAGCCAACAACTTGAAGCAAGGCACAACCGGTTATAACTATTTCCAAAGTTCGGATTCTTCTGATATTAAGACAAATTTGCAAACAGCCGTTAAAGGTGGGTATAAGTTAGTTTATGGTGTTGGTTTTGCTGCAGCACCAGCCATGAATACAGTGGCTAAGGCCAACCCTAAGACAAGCTTTGCTATTATTGATGCTGTTGTGCCAGATAAAAACGTGGCCTCATTGATGTTTAAGTCTGAACAATCATCATATTTGGCTGGTGTGGCTGCAGCAAAGCAGACAAAGTCTAACACGGTTGGTTTCATCGGTGGTGTGCACGGTGATATCATCGACACATTTGAAGCCGGCTTCATTGCTGGGGTCAAGGCCACAAATCCAGATATTAAGATTATGACGCAATATGCTGACTCATTTACAGATGCAGCCAAGGGTAAAACAATTGCCGCTTCAATGATTGCTGGTGGCGCTGACGTTATCTTCCAAGCTGCTGGTGGTACTGGGTCAGGTGTCTTTGCGGAAGCAAAGGCAACCGACCAAAAGTTGGCAGCTGACTCAGACAAGAAGGTTTGGGTCATCGGTGTTGATATGGATCAAAAGCGCGATGGGGATTATACAGACAAGGACAACAAGAAGTCAAACTTCACGTTGGTATCTGCTGTGAAGCGCGTTGATAATGCGGTTGAATCATTGACTAACCAAGGACGTGAAGGTAAGTTCCCTGGTGGTAAGACAATCACTTATGGTTTGAAGGAAAAGGGTGTTGGCTTGGCCAAGGATTCTGCTTCACCAGAAGTTTGGTCAGCAGTTGAAGCCGCACAAAAGAAGATTATTGCTGGTGACATTAAGGTACCCGTTCATCCTTAA
- a CDS encoding ABC transporter substrate-binding protein/permease: MEKMKRYLLIVAIALLSFVGFGLDAHAAEKPNYVITTDATYPPFDFQDKNGQYTGIDQEILKTIAEREGFTYTLKPMSFNSATQSVASDQADGVIAGMSITDERKKVFDFGTPYYRSGIGWAVKKGSNIKSLKDLKGKTVAIKTGTSGADYALSIQKKYGFKVVYFNDSDTLYNDVINDNSQATFGDLPVIQYAVKNGTALKVMNPKSPIQAGWYGFAVKKGKNAQLLADFNKGFAAIKEDGTYDKIVAKYLGASAATFTGSKKDNDTVWGILKSNKMAFLKGLWETIVLTVFGIVLASIWGIILGVMGVSQNGFVRGISSTIIYIFRGLPLMVLAFFIYIGLPGVIGMKIPAVTAGILTLVLNEGAYTGAFVRGGFEAVDRGQMEAARSLGLPYSRAMRRVIMPQGIRIMIPSFINQFIITLKDTSILSAIGILELTQTGSLIVSRNSQGFRVWAIVAVIYLIVITLLTWLSNWVEKRIHA; the protein is encoded by the coding sequence ATGGAAAAGATGAAAAGATATTTGTTAATTGTGGCGATAGCTTTGCTATCGTTTGTCGGATTTGGACTCGACGCACATGCTGCTGAGAAGCCAAATTATGTGATTACAACGGACGCGACTTATCCGCCGTTTGATTTCCAAGATAAAAATGGCCAATATACTGGTATTGACCAAGAAATCTTGAAAACGATTGCTGAACGAGAAGGCTTTACTTATACGCTGAAGCCGATGAGCTTTAATTCAGCGACTCAATCAGTCGCCTCAGATCAAGCTGACGGTGTGATTGCGGGGATGTCCATCACCGATGAACGTAAGAAGGTCTTTGATTTTGGGACACCCTATTACCGTTCTGGTATTGGTTGGGCTGTTAAAAAAGGGTCAAACATCAAGTCACTAAAAGATTTGAAGGGAAAGACCGTTGCGATTAAGACAGGAACGTCTGGTGCAGACTATGCCTTGTCAATCCAAAAAAAGTATGGCTTTAAAGTGGTCTATTTCAATGATTCAGACACCCTTTATAATGATGTGATTAACGATAATTCGCAAGCTACTTTCGGTGATTTGCCAGTTATTCAATATGCCGTTAAAAACGGGACAGCCTTAAAGGTCATGAATCCAAAGTCACCAATTCAAGCGGGTTGGTATGGCTTTGCCGTTAAGAAAGGCAAGAATGCGCAGTTACTTGCCGATTTCAATAAGGGCTTTGCAGCGATTAAAGAAGACGGGACTTACGATAAAATTGTTGCCAAGTATTTAGGTGCCAGTGCGGCAACCTTTACGGGTAGTAAGAAAGACAACGACACCGTATGGGGTATCTTAAAGTCTAACAAGATGGCCTTCCTCAAAGGACTATGGGAAACGATTGTGTTGACCGTCTTTGGGATTGTGTTGGCCTCAATTTGGGGTATTATTTTAGGTGTCATGGGCGTTAGCCAAAATGGCTTTGTTCGTGGTATTTCAAGTACAATTATTTATATTTTCCGTGGTTTGCCACTAATGGTCTTGGCCTTCTTCATTTACATTGGGTTGCCAGGGGTCATTGGTATGAAAATTCCGGCCGTGACAGCAGGGATTTTGACATTGGTCTTAAATGAAGGGGCTTATACGGGTGCGTTCGTGCGTGGTGGATTTGAAGCCGTTGATCGCGGTCAGATGGAAGCAGCGCGTTCTTTGGGCTTGCCGTATAGCCGCGCGATGCGCCGTGTGATTATGCCACAAGGTATTCGGATTATGATTCCAAGTTTCATTAACCAATTTATTATTACCTTGAAGGATACATCAATTTTGTCAGCCATTGGTATCTTGGAATTGACACAAACAGGTAGTTTGATTGTGTCACGTAATTCTCAAGGATTCCGCGTTTGGGCCATTGTCGCTGTGATATACTTAATTGTGATTACGTTACTCACATGGTTGAGTAATTGGGTAGAAAAGAGGATTCACGCATGA
- a CDS encoding amino acid ABC transporter ATP-binding protein: MSDAQTKVKVHVENVNKSYGDNHVLRDISLDVSENEVVVMIGPSGSGKSTFLRMLNQLETPDNGTIIVDGFNISDKATDINKVRENIGMVFQNFNLFNNYTVLENIMLAPVELGKLDKAAAEKKARELLETVGLSDKADMSVNSLSGGQKQRIAIARALAMSPDIMLFDEPTSALDPEMVGDVLNVMKDLADSGMTMIIVTHEMGFAKQVADRVVFFESGKIQESGTPEEVFNAPKNARLQEFLSKVMQA; this comes from the coding sequence ATGAGTGATGCGCAAACAAAAGTAAAAGTCCATGTTGAAAATGTTAACAAGTCATACGGTGATAACCATGTCTTGCGAGATATTTCATTGGACGTGTCTGAAAATGAAGTGGTGGTCATGATTGGACCTTCAGGATCAGGTAAGTCAACTTTCTTACGGATGTTGAATCAGTTAGAAACACCAGATAACGGCACGATCATTGTTGACGGCTTTAATATTTCTGATAAGGCAACGGACATTAACAAAGTGCGTGAAAATATTGGGATGGTTTTCCAAAACTTTAACCTCTTTAATAATTACACAGTACTTGAAAATATCATGTTGGCACCGGTTGAATTAGGCAAGTTAGACAAGGCAGCTGCCGAGAAGAAAGCCCGTGAATTACTAGAAACAGTTGGCTTGAGTGATAAAGCTGATATGTCAGTTAATTCATTATCTGGTGGTCAAAAGCAACGTATTGCCATTGCCCGTGCGTTGGCCATGTCACCAGATATTATGTTGTTTGATGAACCAACATCAGCCTTGGATCCAGAAATGGTCGGGGATGTGTTGAACGTCATGAAAGATCTAGCGGATTCTGGGATGACGATGATTATCGTGACACACGAAATGGGCTTTGCAAAACAAGTCGCCGATCGTGTGGTTTTCTTTGAATCAGGTAAGATTCAAGAATCTGGCACACCAGAAGAAGTCTTTAATGCACCTAAAAATGCACGTTTGCAAGAATTTTTGAGCAAAGTCATGCAAGCCTAA
- a CDS encoding ABC transporter substrate-binding protein/permease, with the protein MLKRYILGLATLVMFFLLTPIASADKPHYTITTDATYAPFTFQDKNNRYVGIEQDMMKAIAEREGFTYTMKPMSFNSAAQLVSNGQADGIIAGMSITPERRQVYDFSTPYYKTGVAWIVKKGSKIKSLADLKGQTVALKTGTAASEYGLSLQKKYGFQVKYFNDTDTMYNDVAVGNSAATFEDMPVIQYAIKNGMALKVMNPDQPGNAGSYGFAVEKGKNKALLAAFNRGFAAIKKDGTYDKIVAKYLGARQATFSGTKRDNSTVLGILRTNKTALLNGLWQTIVLTVIAIIFASIWGILLGIMGVSQFGWVRGIATTIIYIFRGLPLMVLAFFIYIGLPGLTGVKIPAFTAGIITLILNEGAYTGAFVRGGFEAVNRGQMEAARSLGLSYSQAMRRVVMPQGLRIMVPSFINQFIITLKDTSILSAIGLLELTQTGSLIVARNSQGFRVWAIIGVMYLILITLLTWFSRWVEKRMTVK; encoded by the coding sequence ATGTTAAAAAGATACATTTTAGGGCTGGCAACATTAGTCATGTTTTTTCTGCTAACGCCGATCGCGTCAGCTGATAAACCACACTATACCATTACGACGGATGCAACTTATGCACCGTTTACTTTTCAAGATAAAAATAATCGTTATGTCGGCATTGAACAAGACATGATGAAAGCCATTGCCGAGCGGGAAGGGTTTACTTATACTATGAAGCCAATGAGCTTCAATTCTGCGGCGCAACTGGTTTCAAACGGACAAGCTGACGGGATTATTGCCGGTATGTCTATTACACCAGAACGGCGTCAAGTGTATGACTTTTCAACCCCTTATTACAAAACGGGGGTGGCTTGGATTGTTAAAAAAGGCAGTAAAATTAAATCACTGGCGGATTTAAAAGGGCAAACAGTGGCCTTAAAGACAGGGACAGCAGCGTCTGAATATGGGCTATCGCTACAGAAAAAATATGGTTTCCAGGTCAAATATTTTAACGATACCGATACCATGTATAATGATGTGGCAGTTGGCAATTCGGCGGCCACATTTGAAGATATGCCAGTTATTCAATACGCGATTAAAAATGGTATGGCCTTAAAGGTCATGAATCCAGATCAACCTGGTAACGCAGGGTCTTATGGTTTCGCAGTTGAAAAAGGCAAGAACAAAGCACTTTTAGCGGCTTTTAATCGTGGTTTTGCTGCCATCAAAAAAGATGGCACGTACGATAAAATTGTGGCGAAGTATTTGGGTGCCCGGCAAGCAACGTTCTCTGGCACTAAGCGTGATAACAGTACTGTGCTTGGGATTTTGCGGACCAATAAGACAGCATTGCTCAACGGTTTGTGGCAGACGATTGTGTTGACCGTGATTGCGATTATTTTTGCCTCAATCTGGGGTATTTTACTCGGTATCATGGGCGTGAGTCAATTTGGCTGGGTGCGGGGAATTGCCACCACAATTATTTACATTTTCCGTGGCCTACCATTGATGGTCTTAGCGTTCTTTATTTATATTGGGTTGCCTGGTTTAACTGGGGTGAAAATACCGGCCTTTACAGCGGGGATCATCACGCTGATTCTAAATGAAGGCGCTTATACAGGAGCGTTTGTCCGTGGTGGCTTTGAAGCCGTTAACCGTGGGCAAATGGAAGCTGCGCGTTCGTTGGGTTTGTCTTATAGTCAGGCCATGCGTCGGGTCGTGATGCCACAAGGTCTCCGTATTATGGTGCCAAGTTTCATCAACCAATTCATTATTACCTTAAAAGATACGTCGATTCTATCAGCCATTGGGTTGCTCGAATTAACGCAGACAGGTTCTTTGATTGTGGCGCGTAATTCACAAGGTTTTCGTGTCTGGGCAATCATTGGGGTCATGTATCTCATTTTAATCACCTTGTTGACTTGGTTTAGTCGCTGGGTTGAAAAACGCATGACTGTAAAATAA
- a CDS encoding competence protein CoiA, protein MFIAQDKQGTYVQANVAGTNDEFYCPGCLAPVYLRQGEIKQPHFAHRVGAQCHTFSDNETPQHLAGKLQLATYCQKFGQVTLEAVIPAINQRPDILITRADQRITIEYQCSPISQQRLDERNAGYRQQHITVIWILGATYYQAKMAQRTIVKFLANQQLCFYLPDTQKFYHRAHFEKPDFIRVNYSEIVSTQLLTTVPKHKQRRLDVVQQIYKLQQLIAQKRVDQRLIAYLYLQQRLLLQAPLWIHLGQTFGLTISNWQWRLQSLLVLEKIGVGHVLHQQVMLAKLKPYVLGNATFQQEQVMALMQEMVAQHFIVQRGAYFLVVELPVWYGSLRQKLGQVRK, encoded by the coding sequence ATGTTTATCGCACAAGACAAGCAAGGCACGTATGTGCAAGCTAACGTCGCTGGGACAAACGATGAGTTTTACTGTCCTGGTTGTTTGGCACCGGTCTACTTACGTCAGGGAGAGATTAAGCAACCACATTTTGCACATCGCGTGGGTGCGCAGTGCCACACTTTCTCAGACAATGAAACACCGCAACATTTGGCTGGGAAATTACAATTGGCAACCTACTGTCAAAAATTCGGGCAAGTCACTTTGGAAGCGGTTATTCCGGCTATTAACCAACGACCTGACATTTTAATCACCCGTGCAGATCAGCGTATTACCATTGAGTACCAGTGTAGTCCGATCTCCCAGCAACGTTTAGATGAGCGGAATGCGGGCTACCGCCAACAACACATTACCGTGATTTGGATTTTAGGCGCCACTTATTATCAGGCTAAAATGGCGCAACGCACGATTGTTAAATTTTTAGCCAATCAGCAGTTGTGCTTCTATTTACCTGATACGCAAAAATTTTACCATCGCGCCCATTTTGAAAAACCAGACTTTATTCGGGTTAATTACAGTGAAATTGTCAGCACGCAATTGTTGACAACAGTACCAAAGCACAAACAACGCAGATTAGATGTGGTGCAACAAATTTACAAACTGCAACAACTCATCGCGCAAAAACGGGTGGATCAGCGCTTGATTGCCTATCTTTATTTGCAACAACGCTTATTATTGCAGGCACCGCTTTGGATTCATTTGGGGCAAACCTTTGGCCTGACAATCAGCAATTGGCAGTGGCGATTACAGAGTTTGTTAGTGTTAGAAAAAATTGGTGTTGGTCATGTTTTGCATCAGCAGGTGATGTTGGCCAAACTCAAGCCCTATGTTCTGGGAAATGCCACTTTTCAACAAGAACAAGTGATGGCGCTCATGCAAGAAATGGTGGCGCAGCATTTTATTGTGCAGCGTGGGGCTTATTTCTTAGTTGTTGAATTACCGGTGTGGTATGGGTCGTTGCGACAAAAATTAGGTCAAGTGAGAAAATAG
- the pepF gene encoding oligoendopeptidase F, giving the protein MAQLQRDEVPEELTWDLTSIFATDDEWETAYDAVHQGAHALKQFVGHVGDSAQTLQTALEADLDLERQLEKVYVYAHQIYDQDTTNQKYAAFNSRAQALWSEVSEATAYFQPEVLNIPEETLTNYLKTAGLQPYQHLFDQILAQKPYTLPAEQEALLAGAGDIFNASENTFGALDNSDMTFGDVHTETGEVVPLTNGLYSLLLESKSRELRQEAFETLYDSYIALQNTFASTLSSHVKGHNYLAKVRHYRSAREAAILPHSLPTSVFETLRETVDANLPLLHRFVSLRKQVLGVDDIHSYDLYVPLVDEIDFDVTYDKAKDIVLAALAPLGPDYIAVVKKAFDERWIDVVENKGKRTGAYSSGTYDTNPFILLNWQNNLNNVYTLAHEMGHSVHSYLTRQAQPYHYGDYPIFLAEIASTTNESLLTDYLLKTNDDPKFQAYVLNQYLDGFKGTVFRQTQFAEFEDWIHEQSAAGVALTADAMSTYYAALNQKYYGPDLFPDEEIAYEWARIPHFYYNYYVYQYATGEAAATTLADRILNQNGAEAYKDYLKAGASDYPLAVIGQAGVDMTQADYLKEAFGVFEKRLDQLTDLLVHK; this is encoded by the coding sequence ATGGCACAACTACAACGCGATGAAGTACCTGAAGAGTTAACTTGGGATTTGACCTCCATTTTTGCAACCGATGACGAGTGGGAAACAGCTTACGATGCTGTGCATCAAGGGGCACATGCTCTGAAGCAATTTGTGGGGCATGTTGGTGATTCAGCCCAAACGTTGCAAACAGCACTGGAAGCTGATCTTGATTTGGAACGTCAATTGGAAAAAGTCTACGTCTATGCGCACCAAATTTATGATCAAGATACGACGAATCAAAAATATGCCGCTTTTAATAGCCGTGCGCAAGCACTTTGGTCTGAAGTAAGTGAAGCAACAGCTTACTTCCAACCCGAAGTGCTTAATATTCCAGAAGAAACGTTGACAAACTATTTGAAGACGGCAGGGTTACAACCTTACCAACATTTATTTGACCAAATTCTGGCGCAAAAGCCTTACACATTGCCAGCAGAACAGGAAGCACTTCTGGCCGGAGCTGGGGATATTTTTAATGCTTCAGAAAACACTTTTGGTGCGTTAGATAATTCCGACATGACGTTTGGGGATGTCCATACTGAAACGGGTGAAGTGGTGCCATTGACAAATGGCCTTTACAGTCTGTTGTTGGAATCTAAGTCACGTGAATTGCGCCAAGAAGCGTTTGAAACATTGTACGATAGTTACATTGCCTTGCAAAACACTTTCGCGTCAACGTTATCGTCACATGTCAAAGGTCATAATTATTTAGCTAAAGTGCGTCACTATCGCTCAGCACGGGAAGCAGCCATTCTACCACACAGCCTACCAACATCAGTGTTTGAAACGTTGCGTGAAACGGTTGATGCCAATTTGCCACTGTTGCATCGTTTTGTATCACTCCGTAAGCAAGTTTTGGGCGTTGACGATATTCACTCATATGACCTCTACGTACCGTTAGTCGATGAGATTGATTTTGATGTCACGTATGACAAAGCCAAAGACATTGTGTTAGCCGCTTTGGCACCATTAGGACCAGATTATATTGCCGTGGTTAAAAAGGCCTTTGACGAACGCTGGATTGATGTGGTGGAAAATAAGGGTAAGCGTACTGGTGCTTATTCGAGCGGCACATATGACACGAACCCATTTATTTTGTTAAATTGGCAAAATAACTTAAATAACGTTTACACTTTGGCCCATGAAATGGGGCACTCGGTGCATTCTTATTTGACCCGTCAAGCACAACCTTATCATTATGGTGATTACCCAATTTTCCTAGCTGAAATTGCATCAACAACCAATGAAAGCCTACTCACGGATTATTTGTTAAAGACAAATGATGATCCAAAATTCCAAGCCTATGTGTTGAATCAATATCTTGATGGCTTTAAGGGCACGGTGTTCCGACAGACCCAATTTGCGGAATTTGAAGATTGGATTCATGAACAAAGTGCAGCTGGGGTGGCGTTAACAGCTGACGCGATGAGTACGTACTATGCGGCATTGAATCAAAAGTACTATGGCCCAGATCTCTTCCCAGATGAAGAAATCGCGTATGAATGGGCGCGTATTCCACATTTCTACTACAACTATTATGTCTATCAATATGCCACTGGTGAAGCCGCAGCGACGACTTTGGCTGATCGTATCTTGAATCAGAATGGGGCAGAAGCGTATAAAGACTACTTAAAGGCCGGTGCCTCAGACTATCCATTAGCCGTTATCGGCCAAGCAGGGGTTGATATGACGCAAGCGGATTATTTGAAGGAAGCCTTTGGCGTGTTTGAAAAGCGTCTCGATCAGTTGACAGATTTGTTAGTTCACAAGTAA
- a CDS encoding cytidine deaminase, producing the protein MQTTPPEELVAVALEALDETYTPYSHFPVGAALLTASGTVFKGINIENVSFGLTNCAERTAIFSAMAAGHRQFAGLVVAGRTNEPIAPCGACRQVMVELFPSDMPIWLINDTGKSVQTTIADLMPGSFNALA; encoded by the coding sequence ATGCAAACGACACCGCCCGAAGAATTAGTGGCTGTTGCGCTTGAAGCGCTTGACGAAACTTATACACCGTATTCACATTTTCCAGTGGGTGCTGCGTTATTGACAGCATCAGGCACTGTGTTTAAAGGGATTAACATCGAAAATGTCTCTTTTGGTCTCACCAATTGTGCAGAACGCACCGCTATTTTCAGTGCCATGGCTGCTGGTCATCGCCAGTTTGCTGGTTTAGTAGTTGCAGGGCGCACAAATGAGCCAATTGCCCCTTGTGGTGCATGTCGACAAGTCATGGTCGAACTTTTCCCATCCGACATGCCAATTTGGTTGATTAATGATACTGGCAAAAGTGTGCAAACGACGATTGCGGATTTAATGCCAGGGTCATTTAACGCACTGGCGTAG